In Mucilaginibacter celer, one DNA window encodes the following:
- a CDS encoding sigma-54-dependent transcriptional regulator — protein MGKLLIIDDEERLRNLLARILQLEGHEVITAGTAKEGLKKLQQESVQVVLSDVKLPDIDGITLSETIKKNYPTTEIIVLTAYGTINDGVKAIKAGAFDYITKGDDNEKIIPLVSKAMDKAMLQQQVMELQSKLNTRFGFDRLIGKSNAITDVIKLAQKVALTDTTVLLLGETGTGKEIFAEAIHQASNRSAKSFVAVNCSAFTKELLESELFGHKAGSFTGAVKDKKGLFEEANGGTIFLDEIGELDHDLQAKLLRVLESQQFIKIGDTKPTQVNVRILAATNRNLLNESNEGHFRSDLYYRLSVFQITLPALRERKKDIKLLAEYFMQHFALKVKKQVNVLSDEFVEKLEAYAWPGNIRELKNVVERAVILTDSNILDESLLPYEVQQQQVKSGAPISAFDLSSVEKLHIQRVLNHTHGNRAEAAHLLNIGVATLYRKLKEYNLE, from the coding sequence GTGGGTAAACTATTAATTATCGACGACGAAGAACGCCTTCGCAACCTGTTAGCGCGTATTTTACAATTGGAAGGGCACGAAGTTATTACGGCCGGCACCGCCAAAGAGGGCTTAAAAAAGCTACAGCAGGAAAGTGTACAGGTTGTTTTGAGCGATGTTAAACTACCAGATATTGATGGGATCACCCTTTCTGAAACCATCAAAAAAAACTATCCCACAACCGAAATTATTGTACTCACCGCCTACGGCACTATTAACGATGGCGTAAAGGCTATTAAAGCCGGTGCCTTTGATTATATCACCAAGGGCGATGATAACGAAAAGATCATCCCGCTGGTTAGCAAGGCCATGGATAAAGCCATGCTGCAACAACAGGTGATGGAGCTGCAAAGCAAGTTGAACACCCGCTTTGGTTTCGACAGGTTGATCGGTAAATCAAACGCTATAACCGATGTTATTAAACTGGCGCAAAAGGTAGCCCTTACCGATACCACAGTTTTATTATTGGGCGAGACAGGTACGGGCAAAGAGATTTTTGCCGAGGCTATTCACCAGGCCAGTAACCGTAGTGCAAAATCGTTTGTGGCTGTAAATTGCAGCGCTTTTACCAAAGAGTTATTGGAGAGCGAGTTGTTTGGCCATAAGGCAGGTTCGTTTACCGGCGCTGTTAAAGATAAAAAAGGCCTGTTTGAAGAAGCAAACGGTGGAACCATATTTTTAGATGAGATAGGGGAGCTTGATCATGATTTGCAGGCAAAACTGTTGCGGGTGCTGGAGTCGCAGCAGTTTATTAAGATAGGGGATACTAAGCCAACGCAGGTTAACGTGCGTATTTTGGCAGCTACCAACCGTAATTTATTGAACGAGAGCAACGAGGGGCATTTTCGTTCTGATCTGTATTATCGCCTCTCGGTTTTTCAGATCACCTTGCCGGCTCTGCGCGAGCGTAAAAAAGATATTAAATTGTTGGCCGAATATTTTATGCAGCACTTCGCGCTTAAAGTAAAAAAGCAGGTAAATGTTTTAAGCGATGAATTTGTTGAAAAGCTGGAAGCCTACGCATGGCCAGGTAATATCCGCGAGTTGAAAAACGTTGTGGAGCGCGCGGTGATTCTTACCGATAGCAATATACTTGATGAAAGTTTGCTGCCTTATGAGGTACAACAGCAGCAGGTAAAAAGCGGTGCGCCTATTTCGGCTTTTGATCTTTCATCGGTAGAGAAGCTGCACATCCAGCGGGTGCTTAACCACACGCACGGTAACAGGGCTGAGGCCGCACATTTGCTGAATATTGGTGTGGCTACGCTTTACAGGAAGTTGAAAGAGTATAATTTAGAATAA
- a CDS encoding lysophospholipid acyltransferase family protein, giving the protein MKKLLGYFLTPLTAIAFSLCLVIFHPLQWIAFRFFGYAAHKKVVDVLNLFLLRTFYILGDTVTFINEQNLPLDRPMIFLANHQSLLDIPPLIYYLRKYHAKFISKIELTKNIPSISYNLKHGGGANINREDARQSMTELMKLGERMKANNWSAVIFPEGTRSKDGSVKTFHSAGVAAILKKCPDALLVPIAINNAWKVMKYGYYPLNTFTAVTWTVLEPIEPGKTPVAELVLEAENRIKAAIA; this is encoded by the coding sequence ATGAAAAAGTTATTAGGATATTTTTTAACGCCGCTAACCGCCATTGCATTTTCCCTGTGTTTAGTTATATTCCATCCTTTGCAGTGGATCGCTTTTCGCTTTTTTGGCTACGCCGCACATAAAAAGGTTGTTGACGTGTTAAACCTGTTTTTGTTAAGAACCTTTTATATATTGGGCGATACGGTAACGTTTATCAATGAGCAAAATTTGCCTCTTGATCGCCCAATGATATTTTTAGCTAATCATCAGAGTTTGCTTGATATCCCGCCGCTTATCTATTACCTCCGTAAATATCACGCCAAGTTTATCTCTAAAATTGAGCTTACCAAAAACATTCCATCCATCAGCTATAATCTTAAACACGGTGGTGGCGCAAATATTAACAGGGAGGACGCCCGCCAGTCGATGACTGAATTGATGAAACTGGGCGAGCGGATGAAAGCCAATAACTGGTCGGCAGTTATATTTCCTGAGGGTACCCGCTCAAAAGATGGTTCGGTTAAAACATTTCACTCGGCGGGTGTTGCCGCTATTCTTAAAAAATGCCCTGATGCATTATTGGTTCCAATTGCTATAAACAATGCCTGGAAAGTGATGAAATACGGATACTATCCGCTTAACACGTTTACCGCAGTGACCTGGACAGTGCTTGAACCTATTGAGCCCGGCAAAACTCCGGTAGCTGAGCTGGTACTTGAAGCGGAGAACAGGATAAAGGCGGCGATAGCCTGA
- a CDS encoding K(+)-transporting ATPase subunit C yields MKTYLLPSIKLTLILIVLTAGIYPLAIAGIGKFTPGKGDGETITYKGRVVGYANIGQKFTKDEYFWGRPSAVDYNAAGSGGSNKGPSNPDYLKQVEGRIDDFMKHNPGVTRSQIPAELVTASGSGLDPDLSPAGAKVQVARVAKARGLSADALNKLVDEHTEQPLLGMFGPAKVNVLKLNVALDGLKK; encoded by the coding sequence ATGAAAACGTATTTGTTGCCATCCATCAAGCTTACTTTAATACTCATTGTATTAACCGCAGGCATATATCCCTTAGCTATTGCAGGTATCGGTAAATTTACCCCCGGCAAGGGCGATGGCGAAACCATCACTTACAAAGGCCGTGTAGTTGGTTACGCCAACATCGGTCAGAAATTTACTAAAGACGAATATTTCTGGGGCCGCCCGTCGGCTGTTGATTATAATGCTGCCGGTTCGGGAGGCTCTAACAAAGGTCCTTCAAACCCCGATTATTTGAAACAGGTTGAAGGTCGTATTGATGATTTTATGAAACACAACCCCGGTGTAACCCGCTCACAGATCCCTGCCGAACTGGTAACCGCATCGGGAAGTGGTTTGGATCCGGACCTTTCACCCGCCGGTGCCAAAGTACAGGTTGCCCGTGTGGCTAAAGCCCGCGGTTTATCTGCCGATGCTTTGAATAAACTGGTTGATGAACATACTGAGCAGCCTTTGTTGGGCATGTTTGGCCCGGCTAAAGTGAACGTTTTGAAGCTGAATGTTGCATTGGATGGCCTTAAAAAATAA
- a CDS encoding sensor protein KdpD yields MENTKEQSVEHFLELIKKSRRGKFKVYIGMSAGVGKTYRMLQEAQTLMRNGIDVKIGYIETHNRKETHALLEGLPVIPRRRLFYKGKELEEMDLKAVISLRPEVVIVDELAHTNIEGSSNEKRWQDVLEILNAGINVISAVNIQHMESLNEEVERITGATIHERVPDKVLQLADEVVNIDLTADELIERLKEGKIYDEKKIPTALNNFFQVERILQLRELALREVAHQVERKIDIEVPKTIKLRPELFLACISTNDASAKIIIRKTARLSSYYRSKWYLLYVQTSGESSDKINLAAQRHLINNMKLATQLGGEVLKIKSDHVARTIWETAEKYDITTICIGKPRFKFYQLIMKTAVFTQLLNKMSKTDIDLVILS; encoded by the coding sequence ATGGAAAACACCAAAGAGCAGTCCGTTGAGCATTTCCTGGAGCTGATCAAAAAATCGCGCCGGGGTAAGTTCAAAGTGTACATAGGCATGAGTGCCGGGGTGGGCAAAACCTACCGCATGTTGCAGGAGGCCCAAACCCTGATGCGCAACGGTATCGACGTAAAAATTGGTTACATCGAAACCCATAACCGTAAAGAAACACATGCCCTGCTGGAAGGCTTGCCGGTAATCCCCCGCCGGAGATTGTTTTACAAAGGCAAGGAACTGGAGGAGATGGACCTGAAAGCGGTGATCAGTCTGCGACCGGAGGTAGTTATTGTTGATGAGTTGGCGCATACCAATATTGAAGGCAGCAGTAACGAAAAACGCTGGCAGGACGTACTGGAGATATTGAACGCGGGTATCAATGTGATCAGCGCCGTGAACATCCAGCACATGGAAAGCCTGAATGAAGAAGTGGAACGGATAACCGGCGCTACTATTCACGAACGGGTACCCGATAAGGTTTTGCAACTTGCCGACGAGGTGGTAAACATCGACCTTACCGCGGATGAACTGATAGAGCGCCTGAAAGAAGGCAAGATCTACGATGAAAAAAAGATCCCAACAGCGCTGAACAACTTTTTCCAGGTAGAGCGGATCTTACAGCTGCGGGAACTGGCCCTGCGCGAGGTGGCCCACCAGGTGGAGAGGAAGATTGACATTGAAGTGCCAAAAACTATTAAGCTGCGGCCCGAACTGTTTTTGGCCTGCATCAGCACCAATGATGCCTCGGCCAAGATCATCATCCGTAAAACGGCGAGGCTGTCATCTTACTATCGCTCCAAATGGTATTTATTATATGTACAAACCTCGGGAGAGAGCAGCGATAAAATTAACTTAGCCGCGCAAAGACACCTCATCAATAATATGAAACTGGCTACGCAACTGGGCGGCGAGGTACTTAAAATAAAAAGCGACCATGTGGCCCGCACCATTTGGGAAACGGCCGAAAAATATGATATTACCACGATTTGCATTGGCAAGCCGAGGTTTAAATTTTACCAGCTTATCATGAAAACAGCCGTGTTTACACAGCTACTAAATAAAATGTCGAAAACGGATATTGACCTTGTAATACTTTCATAA
- a CDS encoding YqaE/Pmp3 family membrane protein, with protein MRYFLCFLLPPLAILTTGRIGAFILNIFLTLFFWIPGVIHSILVTSDYYDAKRHRQLMRATRRYRW; from the coding sequence ATGCGATACTTTTTGTGCTTTTTATTACCACCACTTGCCATACTAACCACCGGCAGGATAGGTGCCTTTATATTAAATATATTTTTAACCCTGTTTTTTTGGATTCCGGGTGTAATCCATTCAATCCTGGTAACCAGCGATTATTATGATGCCAAACGCCACAGGCAACTGATGCGGGCAACGCGGCGGTATCGTTGGTGA
- a CDS encoding ribonuclease H-like YkuK family protein has translation MTWRKFSGEVIQSPIMEEVEKAIERESLLGNKLKVCIGTDSQVKGSVTDFATVIVFLREKRGAFMFIHQERTSQKMSIKERMLSEVQKSIDIAYKLCDLLDLYDVDLEVHADINTNPMFKSNAALHEAMGYILSMGFVFKAKPEAFASSYCANKIVQ, from the coding sequence ATGACCTGGAGAAAATTCAGTGGCGAAGTAATCCAATCGCCAATTATGGAAGAGGTTGAAAAAGCAATAGAGCGTGAATCTCTTCTCGGCAACAAGCTTAAAGTATGTATCGGCACCGACTCGCAAGTTAAGGGATCTGTAACAGATTTTGCAACGGTTATCGTTTTTCTGCGCGAAAAACGTGGTGCATTTATGTTCATCCACCAGGAACGTACCTCGCAAAAAATGAGCATCAAAGAAAGAATGCTGAGCGAAGTACAAAAATCAATCGACATTGCCTACAAGCTTTGCGATCTGCTCGACCTGTACGATGTTGACCTTGAAGTGCATGCCGATATTAACACCAACCCGATGTTTAAAAGTAACGCAGCCCTGCACGAGGCTATGGGTTACATCCTGAGCATGGGTTTTGTGTTTAAAGCTAAGCCCGAGGCCTTTGCCAGCTCGTACTGCGCCAACAAAATAGTGCAGTAA
- a CDS encoding putative quinol monooxygenase, producing MKALILTLTTVFVMILAQQNVSAQQAARVVHIAKLEIDPAQLGSYTAALKEHIQTAIKVEPGVLTLHAVAEKGNPAHITVFEIYADTAAYKAHLQSPHFKKYKTGTKDMVKSLELIDVTPIVLGAKEKL from the coding sequence ATGAAAGCATTAATACTAACCTTAACTACAGTTTTTGTGATGATCCTTGCCCAACAGAATGTTTCGGCCCAACAAGCCGCGCGGGTAGTACATATAGCGAAATTAGAAATAGATCCGGCCCAACTGGGTAGCTATACAGCCGCGCTAAAAGAGCATATCCAAACCGCTATTAAAGTTGAGCCCGGCGTATTAACCCTGCATGCCGTAGCCGAAAAGGGTAATCCTGCACACATCACGGTTTTTGAAATTTATGCTGATACCGCGGCTTATAAGGCGCATTTACAATCGCCCCATTTTAAAAAATATAAAACCGGTACTAAGGATATGGTAAAATCGCTCGAGCTGATTGATGTAACGCCGATTGTTTTGGGGGCGAAGGAGAAGCTGTAG
- a CDS encoding glycoside hydrolase family 30 protein, whose protein sequence is MQKKYLIACFIAGGLLRADFAVAQSKAAYSVANKSVKVIVSEQNAGYRFKETETLKFSNKPQPAETEVAVFVDPAKTFQTMIGIGGALTDASAETFAKLPKDKQKEFLTAYYDKNKGIGYSFGRTNIQSCDFSSDSYSYVKAGDKELKTFDISHDKTYRIPFIKAATAAAGGKLTLFVSPWSPPAFMKDNNDVLHGGKLKKEFDQSWANFYVKFIKAYEKEGIPIWGLSVQNEPMAKQSWESCMYTAEEERDFVKNFLGPTLQKQGLASKKLIVWDHNRDLLYQRASTILEDPAAAKYIWGIGFHWYETWTGAGQNFEATRRTHESFPNKNLVFTEGCIEKFDFNKINDWSLGERYGLSMINDFNAGTTAWTDWNVLLDEKGGPNHVGNFCFAPVHADLRNGSLIYTSSYYYIGHFSKYIHPGAKRISAVASRDKLLTTAYQNPDGSVAVVVMNKTDEKIDYSLWIKGKAAGVTALPHSIATLVVE, encoded by the coding sequence ATGCAAAAAAAGTATTTAATTGCCTGTTTTATAGCAGGCGGATTATTAAGGGCTGACTTTGCCGTAGCGCAAAGCAAGGCCGCTTATTCGGTTGCCAATAAATCTGTTAAGGTGATTGTTTCTGAACAAAACGCCGGTTACAGGTTTAAGGAAACCGAAACCCTTAAGTTTAGCAATAAGCCGCAGCCTGCCGAAACCGAGGTTGCCGTTTTTGTCGATCCGGCTAAAACCTTTCAAACTATGATAGGTATTGGCGGCGCTTTAACCGATGCCTCGGCCGAAACTTTTGCCAAACTGCCCAAGGATAAGCAGAAGGAGTTTTTAACTGCCTATTATGATAAAAATAAAGGCATCGGTTATTCATTTGGCCGTACCAATATCCAAAGCTGCGATTTTTCGAGCGATAGTTACAGCTATGTAAAGGCCGGCGATAAGGAGCTGAAAACATTTGATATCAGCCACGATAAAACCTACCGCATCCCTTTTATTAAAGCAGCTACCGCAGCTGCAGGCGGTAAGTTAACCTTATTTGTATCGCCATGGAGCCCCCCGGCTTTTATGAAGGATAATAACGATGTATTGCATGGCGGCAAGCTTAAGAAAGAGTTTGACCAAAGCTGGGCAAACTTTTATGTGAAATTCATTAAAGCTTACGAAAAGGAAGGTATCCCAATCTGGGGCTTATCGGTACAAAACGAGCCTATGGCTAAGCAAAGCTGGGAATCGTGCATGTACACTGCCGAAGAAGAACGTGATTTTGTGAAGAACTTTTTAGGCCCAACCCTGCAAAAACAAGGCCTGGCAAGCAAAAAACTGATTGTTTGGGATCATAACCGCGATTTACTTTACCAACGCGCCAGCACCATTCTTGAAGATCCGGCTGCGGCCAAATATATCTGGGGCATTGGCTTCCACTGGTATGAAACCTGGACAGGTGCCGGGCAGAATTTTGAGGCTACCCGCCGCACGCACGAATCGTTCCCAAACAAAAACCTGGTATTTACAGAAGGCTGTATCGAAAAATTTGATTTCAATAAAATTAACGACTGGTCGCTGGGCGAACGCTACGGCTTATCAATGATTAACGATTTTAATGCCGGTACTACCGCCTGGACCGACTGGAACGTATTGCTTGATGAAAAAGGCGGACCAAACCACGTGGGCAACTTCTGCTTCGCACCGGTACATGCCGATTTGCGTAATGGCAGCCTGATTTATACCAGCTCATACTATTACATTGGTCATTTCTCCAAATACATTCATCCGGGAGCCAAACGCATCAGCGCAGTGGCCAGCCGCGACAAACTGTTAACTACAGCTTACCAAAACCCTGATGGCTCGGTTGCCGTAGTAGTGATGAACAAAACCGACGAAAAAATAGATTACAGCCTTTGGATAAAAGGAAAAGCGGCCGGTGTTACTGCCCTGCCGCACTCAATTGCAACACTTGTTGTGGAGTAA
- a CDS encoding HAMP domain-containing sensor histidine kinase, whose protein sequence is MTIKNKLRTGIGFLFTLALICCGMSIYFLNRLSADAGAILKDNYKSVMYMQNILTAIDSQADGLPAKQQKTINDNLILQEHNVTEVGEQQRTDSVRSVFEQLKLAGNNPVAEKSLRFRLHQHVYGIMKLNMDAISHKNDVANATSKRGTWLVAFFGALLFLVAFSFAVNFPGYIANPIKELTARIRDVSNRDYHQQIHFESDDEFGELGQAFNNMTRKLDEFENSNLASILFEKKRIETIINSMQDAIIGLDEKQVIIFANQVACNLIGMKAEQLTGEYAPDIALENDLMRKLLVNDQAKLRIFADNHEGFYSRESLSVNNKDKVIGKVIILKNVTEYQQLDEAKTNFIATISHELKTPISSIKMSLKLLEDERIGDVNAEQRQLISNIDDDTRRLLLITGELLDMAQVETGKLQLNFGSTHPQNIVDYAVKAIKFIADQKHVEIKVKCDESLPKVHADLDKTTWVLINLLSNAIKYSHEKSVVELTVKKHKNDEIEFSVTDHGKGIEEQYLPRLFERYFKVPNASSEQAGTGLGLAIAKDFIEAQAGKISVDSEIGSGSTFCFTLKRAIAAA, encoded by the coding sequence ATGACCATTAAAAATAAACTCCGCACAGGTATCGGCTTCCTGTTCACACTGGCATTAATTTGCTGCGGAATGTCGATATATTTCCTAAACAGGCTCTCGGCTGATGCCGGGGCCATATTGAAGGACAACTATAAAAGCGTAATGTATATGCAAAATATACTTACAGCTATTGATTCGCAGGCTGATGGTTTACCCGCCAAACAGCAGAAAACTATCAATGACAATCTGATACTACAGGAACATAATGTAACCGAGGTTGGCGAGCAGCAACGTACAGATTCGGTACGATCTGTATTTGAACAGCTCAAACTGGCCGGTAATAATCCCGTTGCCGAAAAAAGCCTTCGTTTTAGGCTGCACCAACATGTTTACGGTATCATGAAACTAAATATGGACGCCATATCCCATAAAAATGATGTAGCCAACGCCACCTCCAAACGGGGTACCTGGCTGGTGGCTTTTTTTGGTGCCTTGTTGTTTTTAGTAGCGTTTAGCTTTGCCGTTAACTTTCCCGGATACATCGCCAACCCCATCAAAGAGCTTACGGCCCGTATCAGGGATGTATCTAACAGGGATTATCATCAACAGATTCATTTTGAATCGGACGATGAGTTTGGCGAACTGGGGCAGGCTTTCAATAACATGACCCGCAAGCTGGATGAGTTTGAGAACAGCAACCTTGCCAGTATCCTTTTCGAGAAGAAAAGGATTGAAACCATCATCAACTCCATGCAGGATGCCATCATCGGTTTGGATGAAAAACAGGTGATCATATTCGCAAACCAGGTTGCCTGTAACCTGATAGGCATGAAAGCCGAACAACTAACAGGTGAATACGCACCCGACATCGCTTTAGAGAACGACCTGATGCGTAAACTACTGGTGAACGATCAGGCCAAGCTGCGTATTTTTGCAGATAACCATGAGGGTTTCTACTCGCGCGAGTCGCTATCTGTAAACAATAAAGACAAGGTAATAGGAAAAGTAATCATCCTGAAAAACGTTACCGAATACCAGCAACTGGATGAGGCGAAAACCAATTTCATTGCCACCATCTCACACGAGTTAAAAACGCCTATCTCATCTATTAAAATGAGTTTAAAGTTACTGGAGGATGAGCGTATTGGGGATGTAAACGCCGAGCAACGTCAGCTGATCAGCAATATTGATGATGATACCCGCAGGTTATTGCTTATTACCGGCGAGTTACTGGATATGGCCCAGGTAGAAACCGGCAAACTGCAGTTGAACTTCGGCAGCACCCACCCGCAAAACATTGTGGATTATGCGGTGAAAGCCATTAAGTTTATTGCCGATCAAAAGCATGTAGAGATCAAGGTTAAATGCGATGAGAGCCTGCCCAAGGTGCATGCCGACCTGGATAAAACTACCTGGGTGTTGATTAACCTGCTATCGAACGCCATCAAATACAGTCACGAAAAATCTGTTGTGGAGTTAACGGTCAAGAAGCATAAAAATGATGAGATCGAATTTTCGGTAACAGATCATGGTAAGGGGATTGAAGAGCAATACCTGCCAAGGCTATTTGAACGTTACTTTAAAGTACCAAACGCATCTTCAGAGCAGGCCGGTACCGGTTTGGGATTGGCTATAGCTAAAGATTTTATTGAAGCGCAGGCCGGCAAAATTAGCGTGGATAGCGAGATTGGTTCGGGCAGTACGTTTTGTTTTACGTTGAAGCGGGCTATTGCGGCGGCATAG
- a CDS encoding NUDIX domain-containing protein, translating to MHHPENNPWKITSEKNIYDNPWINVTEYQVINPSGNPGIYGKVHYKNLAIGVLPLDDELNTYLVGQFRFTLNQYSWEMPEGGGPEGTDPLASAKRELLEETGLKASQWTEIQRLHLSNSVSDELSILYVARGLEQFEAEPEETEQLIVKKIPFTEMYRMVCDGEITDAMTVATVLKVQLLLTENRL from the coding sequence ATGCATCACCCCGAAAACAATCCCTGGAAAATAACGTCCGAAAAAAATATTTACGATAACCCCTGGATCAATGTTACCGAGTACCAGGTGATCAACCCATCGGGCAATCCCGGTATTTACGGCAAGGTTCACTATAAAAACCTGGCCATTGGGGTTTTGCCTTTGGATGATGAGCTGAACACCTACCTGGTAGGCCAGTTCAGGTTTACGCTTAACCAATACAGCTGGGAAATGCCCGAAGGCGGCGGCCCGGAAGGTACGGATCCGCTGGCCTCGGCCAAACGCGAGCTACTGGAAGAAACCGGCTTAAAAGCCTCGCAATGGACAGAGATTCAGCGCCTGCACCTCAGCAACTCGGTAAGCGACGAGCTGAGCATTTTATACGTAGCCCGCGGCCTTGAACAGTTTGAGGCCGAACCTGAAGAAACCGAGCAACTCATCGTAAAAAAAATCCCATTCACCGAAATGTACCGCATGGTGTGTGATGGCGAAATAACCGATGCCATGACGGTAGCCACGGTTTTGAAAGTACAGTTGTTATTAACAGAAAACCGTTTGTAA
- a CDS encoding acyl-CoA thioesterase, which translates to MTAKSPQDSYTIMNELVLPNDTNTLNNLMGGRLLHWMDIAAAICAQKHCNRIVVTASVDNVSFKAPIKLGDVVSIEAKVTRAFTTSVEVRMDVWAQNIPSGTKVKSNEAYYTFVALDKDGQKATVAELIPETEKEQSLYEGALRRRQLRLILGGKMNPNDATELKALFFGNELPPNLGEEIKQ; encoded by the coding sequence ATGACTGCAAAATCGCCGCAAGACTCTTACACCATCATGAATGAACTGGTATTACCCAACGATACCAACACCTTAAACAACCTGATGGGGGGTAGGTTGCTGCACTGGATGGATATTGCAGCGGCGATATGCGCACAAAAACATTGCAACAGGATAGTAGTAACGGCATCGGTAGATAATGTATCATTTAAAGCGCCAATTAAGCTGGGCGATGTAGTAAGTATAGAAGCGAAAGTTACCAGGGCATTCACCACCTCGGTAGAGGTGAGGATGGACGTTTGGGCTCAGAATATCCCATCGGGCACTAAAGTAAAAAGCAACGAAGCCTACTACACCTTTGTGGCTTTGGATAAAGATGGGCAGAAAGCCACTGTAGCAGAGCTTATCCCCGAAACAGAAAAAGAACAATCATTATACGAAGGTGCATTGCGCCGCCGCCAGTTGAGGCTGATATTAGGTGGTAAGATGAACCCTAACGATGCTACCGAACTCAAGGCATTGTTTTTTGGCAATGAATTGCCACCCAACCTGGGCGAAGAAATTAAACAGTAA
- a CDS encoding sulfurtransferase — MSSLIEINDPALAGKDTILIDARAGQDSYQRYLAGHLKNAVYADLDQHLTTKPEDPAYGGRHPLPNIQEFAVQLGNWGVTPASHVVVYDDKSGAFAASRLWWMLRAIGHQNVQVLNGGLQAAKNAGVELSTDPYTPTPADPYPVTHEYANTVEIEEAGQAAKDPLRVVIDVRETPRYLGQTEPLDLIAGHIPGALNMPYTNNLGADGRYLPADELRKAYDAAIGDVAHDQIVVHCGSGVTACHTLLGLDYAGITGPKLYVGSWSEWSRRDLPIGKEER, encoded by the coding sequence ATGTCGTCATTAATAGAAATCAATGATCCGGCTTTGGCCGGCAAGGATACTATTCTTATTGATGCCCGTGCAGGGCAGGATTCATACCAGCGCTACCTGGCTGGTCACCTCAAAAACGCGGTTTACGCCGACCTTGACCAGCACCTTACCACTAAACCGGAAGATCCCGCTTATGGCGGCCGTCACCCACTGCCCAATATACAGGAGTTTGCTGTACAATTAGGCAACTGGGGAGTTACGCCTGCCAGCCATGTGGTGGTTTATGATGATAAATCAGGCGCTTTCGCGGCCTCGCGTTTATGGTGGATGCTAAGGGCTATAGGGCACCAGAATGTTCAGGTATTGAACGGCGGGTTGCAGGCCGCTAAAAATGCCGGGGTTGAGCTAAGTACCGATCCATACACACCCACGCCGGCTGACCCTTACCCGGTAACTCATGAGTATGCCAACACTGTGGAGATTGAAGAAGCAGGCCAGGCTGCCAAAGATCCATTAAGAGTGGTTATAGATGTACGCGAAACACCTCGTTACTTAGGGCAGACAGAGCCTTTGGATTTGATCGCCGGGCATATCCCAGGCGCGTTAAATATGCCATATACAAATAATCTGGGTGCGGATGGTAGGTATTTACCTGCCGATGAATTACGCAAAGCTTATGATGCCGCTATTGGCGATGTAGCGCATGACCAGATTGTTGTTCATTGCGGGTCGGGCGTTACAGCTTGCCATACCCTGTTAGGTTTGGATTACGCGGGTATTACAGGGCCTAAACTTTATGTTGGTTCCTGGAGCGAATGGTCGAGAAGGGATTTACCGATTGGGAAGGAAGAAAGGTAA